From a region of the Nonlabens sp. Hel1_33_55 genome:
- the accC gene encoding acetyl-CoA carboxylase biotin carboxylase subunit — protein MFKKILIANRGEIALRVIRTCKEMGIKTVAVYSTADADSLHVKFADEAVCIGPPPSNLSYLKMSNIISAAEITNADAIHPGYGFLSENADFSRICEEHKIKFIGAGPEMIAKMGDKATAKATMKAAGVPCVPGSEGIIPDFETCKKVALETGYPVMLKATAGGGGKGMRAVWSEDKLLTAWESARQESKAAFGNDDMYMEKLIEEPRHIEIQIVGDSYGKACHLSERDCSVQRRHQKLTEEVPSPFMTKKLRKEMGEAAVRAAEYIAYEGAGTVEFLVDKHRNFYFMEMNTRIQVEHPITEQVIDFDLIREQILVASGVKISGKNYEPALHSIECRINAEDPYNGFRPSPGKITTLHAPGGHGVRLDTHVYAGYSIPPNYDSMIAKLITTARTRQEAIDKMKRALDEFVIEGVKTTIPFHRQLMDEPAYVKGDYTTAFMDTFVMKPLED, from the coding sequence ATGTTTAAAAAAATATTGATTGCAAATCGTGGTGAGATCGCATTGCGTGTTATTCGTACCTGTAAAGAAATGGGTATCAAAACCGTTGCGGTTTATTCTACAGCAGATGCTGATAGCCTTCACGTGAAATTTGCAGACGAGGCCGTTTGTATTGGGCCACCACCCAGCAACCTGTCCTACCTCAAAATGTCAAATATCATTAGCGCTGCAGAAATTACTAATGCAGATGCAATACATCCAGGGTACGGTTTTTTATCTGAGAATGCAGACTTTTCTCGCATCTGTGAGGAGCACAAGATTAAATTTATAGGAGCAGGTCCAGAGATGATTGCAAAAATGGGAGATAAGGCAACTGCCAAAGCTACCATGAAAGCAGCAGGAGTTCCTTGCGTACCAGGATCAGAAGGAATTATTCCAGATTTTGAAACCTGTAAAAAGGTAGCATTGGAAACCGGCTATCCAGTTATGCTTAAAGCTACCGCTGGTGGTGGTGGTAAAGGGATGAGAGCTGTCTGGTCTGAAGATAAATTACTTACCGCATGGGAAAGTGCCCGCCAGGAAAGTAAAGCCGCCTTTGGCAATGATGATATGTACATGGAAAAACTCATTGAAGAGCCACGTCATATTGAAATCCAGATTGTAGGAGATAGCTATGGTAAAGCATGTCATTTAAGTGAACGTGACTGTAGTGTACAACGACGTCACCAGAAGCTTACTGAGGAAGTTCCATCACCTTTCATGACTAAAAAGTTACGTAAGGAAATGGGTGAAGCGGCCGTTAGAGCAGCAGAATATATTGCCTATGAAGGAGCAGGAACGGTCGAATTTCTTGTAGATAAGCACCGCAATTTCTACTTCATGGAAATGAATACTCGTATTCAGGTAGAGCACCCTATAACGGAACAGGTGATTGACTTTGACCTCATACGCGAGCAAATACTTGTTGCTAGTGGTGTAAAGATTTCTGGTAAGAATTATGAGCCAGCATTGCACTCTATTGAGTGCCGCATAAATGCAGAGGATCCTTATAATGGCTTTAGACCTTCTCCAGGAAAGATCACCACACTACATGCCCCAGGTGGTCATGGAGTAAGACTTGACACGCACGTTTATGCGGGTTATTCCATACCGCCTAACTATGATAGTATGATCGCAAAATTGATTACTACCGCGCGTACAAGACAAGAAGCGATTGATAAAATGAAGCGTGCTCTAGATGAGTTTGTCATAGAAGGTGTGAAAACAACCATTCCTTTCCATAGACAACTAATGGATGAGCCTGCTTATGTAAAAGGTGATTACACAACAGCTTTCATGGACACCTTTGTCATGAAACCGCTAGAAGACTAG
- a CDS encoding TonB-dependent receptor, with amino-acid sequence MKALLLFLLLFSSISSAQTKISGTITDSKNQPLMGVNVYLEGTYDGAMSDVDGKFVFTTSETGPVILIASFIGYEEFRRETSVATLSKVAISLRESMNALNTVVLSAGSFSAGDSSKASVLKPLDIVTTAGAAGDFLGALQTLPGTTANPDDGRLFVRGGTADETQIFVDGNRVFSPYTPSTGNIPTRGRFSPFLFDGITFSTGGYSAEYGDALSSVLLLNTTNFPIEEKTEVQLMTVGVGAGNTQIWEENSLSVNATYINLAPYNEIIPQNNQFIDPFQSASGEAVYRHKTNKGLFKAYGAFSYSDFSLIQEDINVEDGFFFGLRNRNYYGNLNYTGELSESWEIQSGVSLSKDHTDLNLTTTKIDNSETAVNGKVKVSKRYNNYFKMHYGAEQFVIDSKESILFEQENFNNTISQYNTGAFVESELFASKDLAFKIGGRADYYNTTQQIRFSPRLSAAISISDNTQISAAYGMFHQQIDNSILQYDSSLETEKAEHFILNFLHKKNNRMLRAEAYYKKYDNLLTYDTSRPAFNSNYENGGDGYATGLDIFWRDEQSIKNLEYWVSYSFLDTERLYRNYPQTATPQFATDHNLSIVTKYWVDDLQSQIGFTYNYASGRPFTNANQEGFLNDKTTDFQSLDFNWAYLLDDSKILYLSVSNVMGRDNIFGYQYSNAPDVQGQFDRRAIGQAADRFIFVGFFWTIGGSDNQLDNL; translated from the coding sequence ATGAAAGCTCTTCTTCTTTTTCTCCTTCTTTTCTCGTCTATTTCCTCAGCACAAACAAAAATATCGGGAACCATTACAGATTCTAAAAACCAGCCTTTAATGGGCGTGAATGTTTATCTGGAAGGTACTTATGATGGAGCTATGTCTGATGTGGATGGCAAATTCGTATTTACAACTTCAGAAACTGGCCCTGTAATTCTTATTGCCAGCTTTATAGGATATGAAGAATTTAGAAGAGAGACTTCCGTAGCTACTTTAAGTAAGGTTGCAATCTCTTTGAGAGAAAGCATGAACGCATTGAATACTGTAGTTTTAAGTGCTGGTAGTTTTAGCGCCGGAGATAGTTCAAAGGCTAGCGTTCTTAAACCTTTGGATATCGTTACTACAGCTGGAGCAGCTGGTGACTTTCTGGGAGCATTGCAAACCTTACCTGGTACAACGGCAAACCCAGATGATGGACGCTTGTTCGTTCGCGGCGGTACAGCAGATGAAACCCAAATCTTCGTAGATGGAAACAGAGTATTTAGTCCTTACACACCATCTACCGGTAACATTCCTACTAGAGGACGCTTTTCGCCGTTTCTTTTTGACGGTATCACTTTTTCCACTGGTGGCTACAGCGCAGAATATGGTGATGCGCTTTCATCAGTTTTACTGCTCAACACCACCAACTTTCCCATAGAAGAAAAGACTGAAGTGCAGTTAATGACCGTTGGCGTTGGGGCAGGAAACACCCAAATATGGGAAGAGAACAGTTTGAGCGTGAATGCTACTTACATCAATCTCGCACCGTACAATGAAATCATACCCCAAAACAATCAGTTTATAGATCCATTTCAAAGCGCCAGCGGTGAAGCTGTCTACAGACATAAAACAAATAAGGGCTTGTTTAAAGCCTATGGTGCTTTTTCATATAGTGATTTTAGTTTGATTCAAGAAGATATCAATGTAGAGGACGGTTTCTTCTTCGGACTGCGCAATCGCAATTATTATGGTAACCTCAACTACACAGGCGAGCTTTCTGAAAGCTGGGAAATTCAATCAGGCGTCAGTCTTTCAAAGGATCATACTGATTTGAATTTGACAACAACTAAAATTGACAATTCCGAAACTGCAGTGAATGGTAAAGTCAAAGTCTCAAAGCGATATAATAATTACTTTAAGATGCACTACGGTGCAGAACAGTTTGTCATCGATAGTAAAGAGAGTATCCTATTTGAACAGGAAAACTTCAATAATACCATAAGTCAATACAATACTGGAGCATTTGTCGAATCAGAATTATTTGCTTCAAAAGATCTGGCATTCAAAATAGGCGGCCGTGCAGACTACTATAATACAACACAGCAAATTAGATTTTCTCCTAGATTGAGCGCGGCGATAAGCATAAGCGACAACACGCAGATCTCTGCAGCTTACGGAATGTTTCATCAGCAAATCGATAACAGTATTCTTCAATACGATTCCAGCCTTGAAACCGAAAAAGCAGAACATTTTATACTCAACTTTTTACATAAAAAGAACAATAGAATGTTACGGGCAGAAGCTTACTACAAAAAATACGATAACCTATTGACCTACGACACCAGCAGGCCAGCATTCAACTCAAATTATGAAAACGGTGGTGATGGATACGCTACAGGTCTCGATATTTTCTGGAGAGACGAGCAGTCCATAAAAAATCTAGAGTATTGGGTGAGCTATTCCTTCCTAGATACTGAAAGATTGTATAGAAACTATCCACAAACCGCAACACCTCAATTTGCAACTGATCATAACCTAAGTATCGTGACAAAATACTGGGTAGATGACCTACAATCACAGATAGGGTTCACATACAATTATGCCAGCGGCAGACCTTTTACCAATGCAAACCAAGAAGGGTTTTTGAACGATAAGACCACAGATTTTCAGAGTTTGGATTTCAATTGGGCCTATCTGCTAGACGATAGTAAGATCCTTTATTTATCTGTGAGCAATGTGATGGGTCGAGATAACATTTTTGGCTATCAATACAGCAATGCACCAGACGTTCAGGGTCAGTTTGATAGAAGAGCTATAGGGCAGGCAGCAGACCGCTTCATTTTTGTCGGTTTCTTTTGGACCATTGGCGGCAGTGATAATCAGCTGGACAATTTATAA
- a CDS encoding ABC transporter ATP-binding protein, which produces MLQLTDINFAFAKARTLKDISLELEQGCIAAVMGESGCGKSTLLNLIYGLLEQDSGTVTWNDEELLGADHHLVPGHPMMKYVPQEFDLMPYTTVFENVGEHLSIQLDDRSQTIQQLLRVVEMESFSDRKVKTLSGGQKQRVAIAKALAQQPKLLLLDEPFSHVDNFRKNNLRRQLFKYLREENISCLIATHDRGDVLSFTDETIVMKAGEIVDHRPTIEIYNKPKDFYVASLFDDINVVGAGFFNNDQEMLFYPHQLMIADSGVPAVVKNSYFKGDYYLLKCEAKNQMFWVNSADFVPVSSNVFLARF; this is translated from the coding sequence ATGCTGCAGTTGACTGATATAAATTTCGCTTTCGCGAAAGCGAGAACTCTCAAAGACATCTCTCTTGAATTAGAGCAAGGCTGCATTGCAGCGGTTATGGGCGAAAGCGGCTGCGGTAAAAGCACGCTGCTCAATCTGATCTACGGGTTGCTTGAACAAGATTCTGGGACTGTTACATGGAATGATGAAGAACTCCTAGGCGCAGACCATCATCTTGTTCCAGGACATCCCATGATGAAGTATGTGCCTCAAGAATTTGATTTGATGCCCTACACTACTGTGTTTGAAAACGTAGGCGAACATTTATCGATTCAATTAGATGATCGTAGTCAAACCATACAGCAACTACTACGAGTAGTAGAAATGGAGTCCTTTTCAGATCGCAAGGTCAAGACATTGTCTGGAGGTCAAAAACAGCGTGTGGCAATTGCCAAAGCTTTGGCGCAACAACCCAAGCTCCTTCTATTGGACGAGCCTTTTAGCCATGTCGATAATTTTAGAAAAAACAATTTAAGGCGTCAGCTTTTCAAGTATTTGAGAGAAGAAAATATCAGTTGTCTCATTGCCACTCATGATCGTGGTGACGTTCTTTCTTTCACTGATGAAACTATTGTGATGAAAGCTGGTGAGATTGTAGATCATAGACCAACAATAGAGATTTACAACAAACCTAAAGACTTTTACGTAGCATCACTATTTGATGACATAAACGTAGTTGGGGCTGGATTTTTTAATAATGATCAAGAGATGTTATTTTATCCACATCAATTAATGATCGCAGATTCTGGAGTACCAGCAGTTGTAAAGAATTCCTACTTTAAAGGTGATTATTATTTATTAAAGTGTGAAGCAAAGAATCAAATGTTCTGGGTCAATTCAGCCGATTTTGTGCCAGTTTCCTCCAACGTATTTCTCGCAAGGTTTTAA
- a CDS encoding prolyl oligopeptidase family serine peptidase, whose product MKTKNIYVAALGFLALAACKDEKNEETAMAMTYPETKKVDTTDVYFGNEVADPYRWLEDDRSAETGEWVKAQNKVTQDYLSQIPYRDKINKRLTELWNYEKIGAPFIEGDYAYYSKNDGLQNQSVLYRYEKNADPSTATVFLDPNTFAADGTISLGGLSFTEDGSKLAYSISTGGSDWRKIIVMDSASKEIIGDTIQDVKFSGLSWYKDEGIYYSSYDKPKGSELSAMTDQHKLYYHKLGTPQSSDKIIFGGTPDQKYRYIGGNVTDDQRLLIISASTSTNGGKLFMKRLDQPNAPLVTILDNFDTNSYVLHNEGDLLWLVTDYNAPNKRVVTTNISNPTPDNWVDLIPETENVLSPSTGGGYIFAEYMVDAVSQIKQFNLDGTLVRDVELPGVGNVGGFGAKDEDKTLYYSFTNYVTPGSTYLYNIEKGTSELYRKPDIKFDPDNYESKQVFYNSKDGTQIPMIISYKKGMKQDGTNPTILYGYGGFNISLNPGFSVSRAAWMEMGGVYAVANLRGGGEYGKKWHDAGTKMQKQNVFDDFIAAAEYLKKEKYTSTEKLAIQGGSNGGLLVGATMTQRPDLAAVAIPQVGVLDMLRYNKFTAGAGWAYDYGTAEDNTEMFNYLKNYSPLHNIKEGTNYPATLVTTGDHDDRVVPAHSFKFAAELQSKQAGDKPTLIRIETDAGHGAGKPTSKIIEEQTDIYGFTLYNMGYKELPQPVSDVKM is encoded by the coding sequence ATGAAAACAAAGAATATTTATGTAGCAGCGCTAGGTTTTCTGGCTCTTGCAGCTTGTAAGGATGAAAAAAATGAAGAAACGGCTATGGCGATGACCTATCCAGAAACTAAGAAGGTTGACACAACTGATGTTTATTTTGGCAATGAAGTCGCAGATCCATACCGTTGGTTAGAAGATGACCGCAGTGCAGAAACCGGTGAATGGGTCAAAGCCCAAAATAAGGTGACTCAAGACTATCTGTCCCAGATCCCGTACCGTGATAAAATCAACAAACGCCTCACGGAATTATGGAATTATGAAAAAATAGGCGCTCCATTCATTGAAGGTGACTACGCTTATTACTCAAAGAATGACGGCTTGCAAAATCAATCTGTCCTTTACAGATATGAGAAAAATGCAGACCCATCTACTGCTACAGTGTTCTTGGATCCCAACACATTTGCTGCTGACGGCACTATATCATTAGGCGGCCTTAGTTTTACAGAAGATGGTTCAAAACTAGCCTACTCTATTTCTACCGGTGGTAGCGACTGGCGCAAGATCATTGTTATGGACTCAGCTTCTAAAGAAATTATAGGTGACACTATTCAGGATGTGAAGTTCTCTGGCCTTTCCTGGTATAAGGATGAAGGCATCTATTACTCTAGTTATGATAAGCCTAAGGGCAGCGAGCTCAGCGCCATGACAGATCAACACAAGTTGTATTATCACAAACTGGGAACGCCACAAAGTTCTGATAAGATCATTTTTGGCGGTACTCCAGATCAAAAATATAGATACATAGGCGGTAACGTGACTGACGACCAGCGGTTATTAATCATATCTGCCAGTACGAGTACCAATGGCGGCAAATTGTTCATGAAACGATTGGATCAACCCAATGCTCCGTTAGTGACGATCTTGGATAATTTCGATACCAACAGTTATGTACTTCACAATGAAGGTGATTTGTTATGGCTGGTAACCGACTATAATGCTCCCAATAAACGTGTGGTTACAACAAATATCTCTAATCCAACACCAGACAACTGGGTTGATCTTATTCCAGAAACAGAGAATGTGCTTTCTCCATCAACTGGTGGTGGTTACATCTTTGCAGAATATATGGTTGATGCTGTATCGCAAATCAAACAGTTCAATCTTGATGGAACGTTAGTGCGTGATGTAGAATTACCTGGAGTTGGTAATGTGGGCGGTTTTGGCGCAAAGGATGAAGACAAGACACTTTATTACTCCTTCACAAATTACGTGACCCCTGGAAGTACGTATCTCTACAATATAGAAAAAGGAACCTCTGAATTATACCGCAAGCCAGATATCAAGTTTGATCCAGATAACTACGAGAGTAAGCAGGTTTTCTATAATTCAAAAGATGGCACCCAGATCCCGATGATCATTTCCTATAAAAAAGGAATGAAGCAAGATGGTACCAACCCAACTATTCTTTACGGTTATGGAGGTTTTAATATCTCGCTTAATCCAGGATTCTCTGTTTCCAGAGCTGCATGGATGGAAATGGGTGGCGTCTATGCGGTAGCCAACCTGCGTGGTGGTGGAGAATATGGTAAAAAATGGCATGATGCAGGAACTAAAATGCAGAAGCAAAATGTTTTTGACGACTTTATTGCTGCCGCAGAATATCTCAAAAAAGAAAAGTACACCTCAACAGAAAAGCTGGCGATTCAAGGTGGATCCAATGGTGGTTTGTTAGTTGGCGCTACCATGACACAACGGCCAGACCTTGCTGCCGTCGCTATACCTCAAGTAGGTGTTCTTGATATGTTGCGCTACAACAAATTTACAGCTGGTGCTGGTTGGGCATACGACTATGGAACAGCAGAGGATAATACCGAAATGTTCAATTACTTAAAGAATTATTCTCCGCTACATAACATCAAGGAAGGAACCAATTATCCAGCAACTTTAGTTACAACTGGTGACCATGATGATCGCGTTGTACCTGCACATTCCTTTAAGTTTGCGGCAGAGCTTCAATCCAAACAAGCTGGTGACAAACCAACATTAATCCGCATTGAAACTGATGCTGGTCATGGTGCTGGAAAACCTACCAGCAAAATCATTGAAGAACAAACTGATATTTATGGATTTACTCTTTATAATATGGGTTACAAAGAATTACCGCAGCCTGTTAGTGATGTGAAAATGTAA
- a CDS encoding T9SS type A sorting domain-containing protein yields the protein MNRLLLLSLSVLFTLSSQAQFWNEVDSDFPTESTGISRFTIVDENVAWGIGYNGINPNNNIQQFSRTTDAGLTWNAGIIAVGNTNLGIGDIAAIDDQVAFIAVYPRIADQQGGIWKTEDGGASWNKASQTAFSSANSFANTIHFFDANNGVVTGDPINGNWEIYITTDGGTNFTQVATANIPAPQNNETGYLAQNTASGDSIWFTTSAGRVFHSANRGLNWNVYQSPISDFGGEDISGDLSFANGSKGILQTNAGAIYSTTNSGQTWTEIVTSGTAGPYGDNIAYIPSSSLIVSVGSDPNFQGSSYSTNDGLTWTNIDNVQHVDVAFLNQNTGYSGGFTNNEDTSGVFKYAGDVLSAGDEFAFAKAISLYPNPTKNQIHIYGAGVINKVELFNLSGQSLRVFQPLNDLSLDDLPTGTYLLKITTPQGSESLPVLKN from the coding sequence ATGAATAGATTATTACTTCTAAGCCTATCTGTCTTATTCACTTTAAGTTCACAGGCACAATTTTGGAATGAGGTAGATTCTGATTTTCCGACAGAATCTACCGGTATTTCTAGATTTACCATCGTGGATGAAAATGTAGCTTGGGGAATAGGCTACAATGGTATCAATCCCAATAACAACATCCAGCAGTTTTCAAGAACGACTGATGCTGGTCTTACTTGGAATGCGGGTATCATAGCTGTCGGCAATACGAATCTTGGCATAGGCGATATCGCTGCCATCGATGATCAGGTTGCTTTTATAGCGGTTTATCCTAGAATTGCAGACCAACAAGGCGGCATTTGGAAAACCGAAGATGGCGGCGCTTCTTGGAATAAAGCCAGCCAGACTGCATTTTCTTCAGCGAACAGTTTTGCCAATACCATCCATTTTTTTGATGCCAATAACGGTGTAGTAACAGGTGATCCAATCAATGGCAATTGGGAAATCTATATTACAACTGATGGCGGTACAAATTTTACACAAGTGGCCACTGCAAACATACCTGCACCACAAAATAATGAAACTGGTTACCTCGCCCAAAATACAGCATCAGGAGATTCCATATGGTTTACGACAAGTGCTGGAAGAGTGTTTCACTCGGCAAATCGTGGATTGAATTGGAATGTATATCAGTCGCCCATAAGTGATTTTGGCGGTGAGGATATATCTGGAGATCTCAGTTTTGCAAATGGCTCAAAGGGGATTTTACAGACAAATGCTGGCGCTATCTACAGCACTACGAACTCTGGTCAAACCTGGACAGAGATTGTGACAAGCGGTACTGCTGGTCCCTATGGCGATAATATTGCATACATACCGTCCAGCAGTTTGATAGTCAGTGTGGGTTCTGATCCTAATTTTCAAGGTAGTTCTTACTCAACTAACGACGGTTTGACCTGGACAAATATTGACAATGTGCAGCATGTTGACGTTGCATTTTTGAACCAGAACACTGGCTACAGCGGCGGTTTTACAAATAATGAAGATACATCTGGTGTATTTAAATATGCCGGTGATGTGCTTAGTGCTGGTGATGAGTTCGCTTTCGCGAAAGCGATATCCCTTTATCCCAACCCAACTAAAAACCAGATTCACATCTATGGAGCAGGCGTCATTAACAAGGTGGAATTGTTTAACTTAAGCGGCCAAAGCCTCAGGGTTTTCCAGCCATTAAACGATTTATCACTTGACGATTTACCAACTGGCACCTATCTTTTGAAAATCACGACACCACAGGGAAGTGAATCGCTTCCAGTACTTAAAAATTGA
- a CDS encoding aspartate-semialdehyde dehydrogenase has product MKIAVVGVTGMVGQVMLKVLEERNLDITELIPVASEKSVGTEVSFKGKSYKVVSMQDAIDMKPAIALFSAGGGVSLEHAPKFAAVGTTVIDNSSAWRMDAEKRLVVPEINADQLTVTDKIIANPNCSTIQLVMALAPLHKKYGIKRLVISTYQSITGTGVKAVKQLENEYTDTKGEMAYPYQIHRNALPHCDVFEENGYTKEELKLVRETQKILDDKTIAVTATAVRIPVVGGHSESVNVEFHNDFTESEVRAILADTDGVTVQDNTDVNLYPMPLMAHGKDDVFVGRIRRDHSAANALNMWIVSDNLRKGAATNAVQIAEYLIKNKLVKA; this is encoded by the coding sequence ATGAAAATAGCTGTTGTAGGCGTTACTGGCATGGTAGGTCAGGTGATGCTCAAAGTTCTTGAAGAACGTAATCTTGATATAACTGAGTTGATCCCAGTAGCTTCAGAAAAATCTGTTGGTACTGAAGTATCTTTCAAAGGCAAATCCTATAAGGTTGTAAGCATGCAGGATGCCATTGATATGAAGCCAGCAATTGCTTTATTTTCTGCTGGTGGTGGCGTGAGTCTAGAACATGCTCCCAAATTTGCTGCGGTAGGTACAACAGTAATTGATAATTCCAGCGCATGGCGCATGGATGCCGAAAAAAGATTGGTCGTTCCAGAAATCAATGCAGACCAGCTTACTGTAACTGACAAAATTATTGCAAATCCTAACTGCTCCACGATACAGTTAGTAATGGCACTTGCACCTCTTCACAAAAAATATGGGATAAAAAGACTGGTGATCTCAACCTATCAATCCATAACCGGTACTGGTGTTAAGGCTGTCAAGCAATTAGAAAATGAATATACTGACACTAAAGGCGAGATGGCATATCCATACCAGATCCACAGGAATGCATTGCCTCATTGTGATGTCTTTGAAGAAAATGGATACACTAAAGAGGAGCTCAAATTAGTTCGTGAGACTCAAAAAATATTAGACGATAAGACCATAGCAGTTACTGCAACCGCTGTTAGAATTCCTGTTGTTGGTGGACATTCAGAGTCTGTGAATGTAGAGTTCCACAATGACTTTACAGAGTCTGAAGTACGTGCGATACTTGCAGATACGGATGGCGTAACCGTTCAAGACAATACAGATGTGAACTTGTACCCTATGCCACTCATGGCTCATGGGAAAGATGACGTTTTTGTGGGTCGTATAAGAAGAGATCATTCTGCGGCAAATGCCCTTAACATGTGGATCGTGTCTGACAACTTGAGAAAAGGTGCTGCTACTAATGCGGTGCAGATAGCCGAGTATTTGATCAAAAACAAACTCGTTAAAGCCTAA
- the mscL gene encoding large conductance mechanosensitive channel protein MscL, giving the protein MLKEFKNFIMTGNVIDLAVAVLLAGATALVVNGFVKLIMMPIVGHFTGGTDFSEFKVVLSEAVVAADGTVEVAENAILYGEWINTIINLIIVGFVLFMIVRAYNKTKKKEEPAPAAPKGPTQEELLVEIRDAIRAKN; this is encoded by the coding sequence ATGCTTAAAGAATTTAAGAATTTTATCATGACAGGTAACGTCATCGATCTAGCGGTAGCTGTATTGCTTGCCGGTGCTACAGCACTTGTAGTAAACGGATTTGTGAAGTTGATCATGATGCCTATTGTAGGGCACTTTACAGGTGGTACAGATTTCTCTGAGTTCAAGGTTGTATTGAGCGAGGCCGTAGTTGCTGCTGACGGTACTGTTGAAGTTGCAGAAAACGCTATTCTTTATGGAGAATGGATCAACACGATTATCAACTTGATCATTGTAGGATTTGTACTATTTATGATCGTTCGTGCCTACAACAAAACCAAGAAAAAAGAGGAGCCTGCTCCTGCAGCTCCAAAAGGTCCAACTCAAGAAGAGCTACTTGTAGAAATTAGAGATGCGATTAGAGCAAAAAACTAA
- the alr gene encoding alanine racemase produces MALTGTRLEVDLTALAHNFQYLKSKIPEDTLFMSVVKANAYGHGVVPVAQKLQELGTDYFAVAYVEEGVVLRDAGITKPILVLHAQQHTLQTCIDRCLEPVIYSVEMLEAFIAFAKANSQKSYPIHLEFNTGMNRLGIDPNDVPKCIELLNGTAVVKVRGLQSHLAASEDLNERDFTMGQIKSFEHLSNQFEELLGYKCLRHTDNTSGILNYNDGHYNMVRSGIGLYGYGNDLKFDADLRPIGSLKSNISQIRHIKKGESVSYNRSHIAETDMDYAVIPLGHGDGINRIYGYGKSSVRVNGKWAPALGIICMDMFMIDITGIDCKIGDEVVLFDKDHPARDMAEKAGTISYELLTGIQNRVPRYYMG; encoded by the coding sequence ATGGCACTTACAGGCACTAGACTTGAAGTTGACCTAACCGCACTCGCGCATAATTTTCAATATTTAAAATCTAAAATTCCAGAGGACACGCTATTTATGAGCGTTGTCAAAGCAAATGCTTATGGCCATGGCGTTGTTCCAGTTGCCCAGAAGCTTCAAGAGTTGGGAACGGATTATTTTGCCGTTGCCTATGTGGAAGAAGGCGTTGTGCTACGTGATGCTGGAATTACAAAACCTATTTTGGTTTTACATGCACAACAACATACGTTACAGACTTGCATAGATCGTTGCTTGGAACCGGTAATTTATAGTGTGGAGATGCTGGAAGCCTTTATCGCTTTCGCGAAAGCGAACTCCCAAAAATCATATCCCATCCATCTAGAGTTCAACACAGGAATGAACCGTTTAGGTATAGACCCTAACGACGTGCCAAAATGCATAGAATTACTAAACGGTACAGCAGTTGTCAAAGTACGTGGCCTACAGTCTCACCTAGCTGCGAGTGAGGATTTAAATGAGAGGGATTTCACAATGGGTCAGATCAAAAGTTTTGAGCATCTATCAAATCAATTTGAAGAACTTTTGGGTTACAAATGCTTACGTCATACAGATAACACAAGTGGAATTCTCAATTATAACGACGGCCATTATAATATGGTGCGTTCTGGAATAGGGCTTTATGGTTATGGAAATGATCTAAAATTTGATGCTGATTTGCGCCCAATAGGGTCACTCAAATCAAACATTTCACAAATAAGGCATATCAAAAAAGGTGAAAGTGTGAGCTACAATCGCAGTCATATAGCAGAAACAGATATGGATTATGCCGTTATACCGTTAGGTCATGGTGATGGTATCAACCGCATATATGGTTATGGGAAGTCCAGCGTTAGGGTCAACGGGAAATGGGCGCCTGCGTTGGGAATTATATGCATGGACATGTTTATGATTGACATTACAGGCATTGATTGCAAAATTGGTGATGAGGTGGTTCTATTTGATAAAGACCATCCAGCCAGAGATATGGCAGAAAAAGCCGGTACGATCTCTTATGAATTATTGACCGGTATTCAGAATAGGGTGCCACGTTATTATATGGGATAA